One genomic segment of Clostridium estertheticum subsp. estertheticum includes these proteins:
- a CDS encoding major capsid protein — MDWRDIINVKEIATYIRELPTQMLIGESLFPRTKQLGMELKYIKGAKQKAVVLKQSTFDVAVKIRALKAQVDEITKQMPFFKESVLINEADRQQLLLAMQAQNKSIIDMIVSKIYDNYLALVDGGDMQMERMRMQLITDGTISIISDDGDVVFDFGVPSNHKEVLTGTAKWDNPDADIVGDIERWKKTLRDDGYSVPTRMTLSSKTFGYIALNKAIKLDIDKDGRVIMTDAMVMSYLKNKVDLSVAIVSGSYKLEDETEQPYFQDNKVSLLPDGNLGKTYYGTTPEEADKMFGEGTNCEVVRTGIAIMTMKKQDPVTVQTKVSQLGMPSFERADECFFATVV, encoded by the coding sequence ATGGATTGGAGAGACATTATAAACGTAAAAGAAATAGCAACTTATATTAGAGAGCTGCCAACACAAATGCTTATAGGGGAAAGCTTATTCCCACGCACAAAGCAATTAGGGATGGAACTGAAATATATTAAGGGGGCTAAACAAAAAGCTGTAGTGCTTAAACAAAGTACTTTTGATGTAGCTGTAAAGATTAGAGCATTAAAGGCACAGGTAGATGAAATTACTAAACAAATGCCATTTTTCAAGGAGTCAGTACTTATCAATGAAGCTGATAGACAACAGTTGTTACTTGCAATGCAAGCTCAGAATAAATCTATTATTGACATGATAGTATCAAAAATATACGATAACTATTTAGCGCTAGTTGATGGTGGAGATATGCAAATGGAAAGAATGAGGATGCAATTAATTACAGATGGTACTATTAGCATAATTAGTGACGATGGTGATGTTGTGTTTGATTTTGGAGTACCTAGCAATCACAAGGAAGTCCTTACTGGAACTGCTAAATGGGACAATCCTGATGCAGATATTGTAGGTGATATTGAAAGATGGAAAAAAACATTAAGAGATGATGGTTATTCAGTCCCTACTAGAATGACATTGTCTTCTAAAACTTTTGGTTATATTGCTCTTAACAAAGCCATAAAACTAGACATAGACAAAGATGGAAGAGTAATAATGACAGATGCAATGGTAATGAGTTATCTAAAAAATAAAGTTGATTTATCAGTGGCAATAGTATCTGGATCATATAAGTTAGAAGATGAAACAGAGCAACCTTACTTTCAAGACAATAAAGTATCATTACTTCCAGATGGCAATTTGGGCAAAACTTACTATGGAACAACTCCAGAGGAAGCCGACAAAATGTTTGGGGAAGGGACTAATTGTGAGGTAGTAAGGACTGGTATTGCCATTATGACAATGAAAAAACAAGATCCAGTAACAGTACAAACTAAAGTGTCTCAGCTAGGTATGCCAAGTTTTGAAAGAGCAGATGAATGTTTCTTTGCTACAGTAGTATAA
- a CDS encoding phage scaffolding protein: MGLLEYLKKILGDVEGQTSFDKIQADKENTLLVDTLKNPKYAEKTDLDTANNSIIQYKTDIAKRDADLLVLQGKVKDNAELTTEIENLKTANLKASTEYEAKLTQINFDGKFEKALGTYKPKNSKALKALLDMEKVKLDGEAFLGLEDQVKLLKESDPYLFSEENLGGTGSLGGGVAGTLGGTEGQEGGLGSRLAKEKAEAVKATESQNTFFK; the protein is encoded by the coding sequence ATGGGATTATTAGAATATTTAAAAAAGATTTTAGGGGACGTAGAGGGACAAACTTCATTTGATAAAATACAAGCGGATAAAGAAAATACATTGCTTGTTGATACACTAAAGAATCCAAAGTATGCAGAGAAAACGGACTTAGATACTGCAAATAATAGCATTATACAATATAAAACAGATATAGCGAAAAGAGATGCAGATCTATTGGTTTTACAGGGCAAAGTTAAAGATAATGCGGAGCTGACTACAGAAATAGAAAATTTAAAAACAGCTAATTTAAAGGCTAGTACGGAGTATGAAGCAAAATTAACTCAAATAAATTTTGATGGTAAATTTGAAAAAGCTTTAGGAACTTATAAACCTAAAAACTCAAAAGCTCTAAAAGCTTTATTAGATATGGAGAAAGTAAAATTAGATGGAGAAGCTTTCTTGGGACTAGAAGACCAGGTTAAATTATTAAAAGAATCTGACCCTTATTTATTTTCGGAAGAAAATTTAGGAGGCACAGGTAGTTTAGGAGGTGGTGTAGCGGGGACATTAGGAGGAACAGAAGGACAAGAGGGCGGACTAGGTTCAAGGCTTGCGAAAGAAAAGGCTGAGGCTGTAAAAGCAACAGAATCACAAAATACATTTTTTAAATAG
- a CDS encoding phage portal protein yields the protein MGLRDTTEKLLGLNLKEKIERKKILKDLLFYRGECEEENKEAAVMDNDLLGQSWINTDDLDYVPSQVIDNKVKPLIGKQARFMFGKSPDLLLKPFNKENKESCEKLRQYIDAILKANRFWSDTLKAFRLATVTKRVMLRLEANPGQPIKLYYHDFNDFSYELSANDSIKLNKAMIVKQDASTINAEESKQIWNRYTYFMSNKKGEESSCYLKTETFNGDNLDKPITSTEQKTGLRKIPCWVITNEQCLSDPSGISDIKDLIPLQNQINRRTSDSADAIRFDMFGLNIIKDATEDSVNNAKIAPNSLLALVSLSGKTADAKKIESTFQNAAAAENFIKRLEDSMYEKLSIPKPEQLKNVPSAKTLKYVYSELVSRCAEKWHDWEPVIRSMIRLIVEASGQFKCYDDWDVTWNDLQYNMVIRKNYPVPEDEDDKRRIAIEEVKSNVRSHRSYIKDFTDEEDTKSVMQEIAEDITTISDAEQGQMEQL from the coding sequence ATGGGTCTAAGAGATACAACAGAGAAATTATTAGGCTTAAATCTTAAAGAAAAAATAGAAAGAAAAAAAATATTGAAAGATTTATTATTTTATCGTGGCGAATGTGAAGAAGAAAACAAGGAAGCTGCAGTAATGGATAATGATTTGTTAGGACAAAGTTGGATCAATACAGATGACTTAGACTACGTTCCTTCGCAGGTTATAGATAATAAGGTTAAACCCCTTATAGGAAAACAAGCTAGGTTTATGTTTGGTAAATCTCCTGATTTGTTATTAAAACCATTCAATAAAGAAAATAAAGAATCTTGTGAAAAATTAAGGCAATATATAGATGCAATACTTAAAGCAAATAGGTTTTGGAGCGATACTTTAAAGGCCTTTAGACTTGCAACTGTAACTAAAAGGGTAATGTTAAGGCTAGAGGCTAATCCTGGACAACCTATAAAATTATATTATCATGATTTCAATGATTTTAGTTATGAGCTAAGTGCCAATGATAGCATTAAATTAAATAAAGCAATGATTGTAAAACAAGATGCATCAACTATAAATGCAGAGGAATCAAAACAAATATGGAATAGATATACTTATTTTATGTCAAATAAAAAAGGTGAAGAATCTAGTTGCTACCTGAAAACTGAAACTTTTAACGGTGACAATTTAGATAAGCCTATAACTTCAACAGAACAAAAGACTGGACTCAGAAAAATCCCTTGTTGGGTTATTACAAATGAACAATGTCTTAGTGATCCAAGTGGGATTAGTGACATAAAGGATTTAATTCCACTGCAAAATCAAATAAACAGAAGAACTTCCGACTCAGCAGATGCAATTAGATTTGATATGTTTGGATTAAATATAATAAAAGATGCTACGGAAGACAGTGTTAATAACGCCAAAATAGCTCCTAACTCTTTACTGGCTCTAGTTTCTCTAAGCGGTAAAACAGCAGATGCAAAGAAAATTGAAAGTACTTTTCAAAATGCAGCGGCGGCTGAAAATTTTATTAAAAGATTAGAAGATTCTATGTATGAAAAATTAAGCATTCCAAAACCGGAACAACTAAAAAACGTTCCGTCCGCCAAAACTTTAAAATATGTTTATTCTGAACTCGTTTCTCGCTGCGCCGAAAAATGGCACGATTGGGAGCCGGTTATCAGAAGTATGATAAGGCTTATAGTTGAAGCCAGTGGACAGTTTAAGTGCTATGATGATTGGGACGTAACGTGGAATGACCTCCAATATAATATGGTAATTAGAAAAAATTATCCTGTTCCTGAAGATGAGGATGATAAGCGTAGAATTGCAATAGAAGAAGTAAAGTCCAATGTTAGAAGTCACAGAAGTTATATAAAAGATTTTACAGATGAAGAAGATACCAAAAGTGTAATGCAAGAAATAGCAGAGGATATAACTACAATTTCAGATGCAGAGCAGGGGCAGATGGAGCAATTATAA